One genomic window of Paenibacillus xylanilyticus includes the following:
- a CDS encoding NHL repeat-containing protein gives MARTVKRWLVLLAAVSLLLANAVPAAASSAPYESYNYNSWREAVPSPDAYLPKRTISGSDLGIGEFKDPSDVNVSSSGQIYILDSGNSRIVILDAEYKLLRVMDGFTREGSKETFNAPGGLFVDEEERIYVADTGNSRVVILNADGQLDRIINAPESDVLATDFQFQPLKLTVDHVGRVYVVAQGVYEGIMQFDETGKFIGYVGTNKVERDYGEYIWRMFSTKAQRAQMVLFVPTEFSSVDIDHKGFVYATNIDPGSNEPIKRLNPSGEDVLKRFGYFDVKGDIRFRNNTGPSKLIDVKVLGNGMYSVLDATQNRVFTYDDEGHLLYIYGGKGNQVGTLKTPVAIEQSGNHQLVLDRGKSNLVVYEPTRFGTHVNEAVALHYQGEDTEAVHIWQEVLKLNANYDIAYIGIGKSLLMEKKNKEALGYFELGMDRKSYSVAFKRYRREMMKEHFGTFLTAGIALIFILILARVAVKWRRRRQIDREAGLH, from the coding sequence ATGGCACGCACAGTGAAAAGATGGCTTGTTCTCCTGGCGGCAGTATCCCTGCTGCTGGCGAATGCCGTGCCTGCGGCAGCTTCTTCGGCGCCGTATGAGAGTTATAACTACAACTCCTGGAGAGAAGCCGTTCCTTCCCCGGATGCGTATCTGCCCAAACGAACCATCTCGGGCAGCGATTTGGGCATTGGGGAATTCAAGGATCCCAGTGATGTGAATGTATCTTCATCCGGTCAGATCTATATTTTGGATAGCGGCAACAGCCGGATTGTCATATTGGACGCAGAGTACAAGCTTCTTCGGGTCATGGACGGGTTCACGAGAGAAGGCAGCAAGGAAACATTCAACGCTCCCGGTGGACTGTTTGTGGATGAAGAGGAGCGAATCTACGTCGCAGATACCGGGAACAGTCGAGTCGTGATCCTGAATGCGGACGGACAATTGGATCGGATTATCAATGCTCCCGAGTCGGATGTTCTGGCGACGGACTTTCAGTTCCAGCCGCTGAAGTTGACGGTTGACCATGTGGGCCGGGTTTATGTGGTAGCTCAAGGCGTTTACGAAGGAATCATGCAGTTTGACGAGACGGGGAAGTTCATCGGTTACGTCGGCACCAATAAGGTGGAGCGGGACTACGGCGAATATATCTGGCGCATGTTCTCCACCAAGGCCCAGCGGGCACAGATGGTCCTGTTTGTACCGACCGAGTTTTCGAGCGTGGATATCGACCATAAAGGGTTTGTCTACGCAACCAATATCGATCCTGGTTCGAATGAGCCGATCAAACGACTCAATCCGTCCGGAGAAGATGTGCTGAAGCGGTTTGGTTACTTTGACGTCAAGGGGGACATCCGGTTCCGCAACAACACAGGGCCATCCAAGCTCATTGATGTGAAAGTGCTGGGCAACGGCATGTACAGTGTACTCGATGCGACACAGAATCGGGTGTTCACTTACGATGACGAGGGTCATCTGCTCTATATCTACGGTGGCAAAGGAAATCAGGTGGGCACGCTCAAAACACCCGTTGCCATTGAACAATCCGGCAATCACCAACTGGTTCTTGACCGGGGAAAGAGCAATCTGGTGGTCTATGAGCCGACTCGGTTTGGAACCCATGTGAATGAGGCGGTTGCCCTTCATTATCAGGGTGAGGATACGGAAGCTGTGCATATCTGGCAAGAAGTACTGAAGCTGAATGCCAATTATGACATTGCCTATATCGGTATCGGCAAATCCTTGCTCATGGAGAAGAAAAATAAGGAGGCTCTCGGTTACTTCGAGCTTGGGATGGACCGCAAGAGTTATTCGGTGGCGTTCAAAAGATACCGGCGGGAGATGATGAAGGAACATTTCGGCACGTTCTTGACTGCAGGTATTGCCCTGATTTTCATTCTGATCCTGGCCCGGGTGGCGGTTAAATGGAGACGGAGGAGGCAGATTGACCGTGAAGCAGGATTACATTAA
- a CDS encoding YIP1 family protein produces MKQDYIKFPLHLIFHPIDAYWDLKSDNRGRMLVAFLALALTIIMMTLQKQYAGFLVNFTDPRTINSIVEIATVAVPFFLWCIANWSVTTLMEGEGRFREIFLATGYSLIPVILIYAPMIVISRFMVQEETAFYYLFNSIAFFWFLLLLFIGTMTVHQYTVFKTIITMLLTLVVMGIIVFLGALVFSMLQQLYEFGYNIYRELIFRT; encoded by the coding sequence GTGAAGCAGGATTACATTAAGTTTCCGCTGCATCTCATTTTTCACCCTATCGATGCATACTGGGACCTCAAGTCGGATAACCGGGGACGGATGCTTGTTGCCTTTTTGGCACTCGCGCTCACCATCATCATGATGACTTTGCAAAAGCAGTACGCGGGATTTCTCGTCAATTTTACTGATCCTCGCACCATCAACAGTATTGTGGAGATTGCAACGGTGGCGGTGCCGTTCTTTCTATGGTGCATTGCCAACTGGTCGGTGACGACGCTGATGGAAGGGGAAGGCAGGTTCAGGGAAATCTTTCTGGCGACAGGATACTCGCTCATTCCGGTTATTTTGATTTATGCCCCGATGATTGTGATCAGCCGGTTCATGGTGCAGGAGGAGACTGCTTTTTATTATCTGTTTAACAGCATCGCCTTCTTCTGGTTTCTGCTGCTCCTGTTCATTGGCACAATGACGGTGCACCAATATACGGTCTTCAAAACGATCATTACGATGCTGCTGACGCTTGTTGTGATGGGGATTATCGTTTTCCTCGGAGCGCTCGTGTTCAGTATGCTGCAGCAATTATATGAATTCGGTTATAACATATACCGCGAGTTGATTTTTCGGACCTAA
- a CDS encoding DUF5696 domain-containing protein, producing MIKRQRLYTVLASGTAVILMTAGLLYMNNRGLPAIEVAAYLEATTEAIPAETETLKYLADTSQGVPGMQLVAEDQGLALYYNEETTEIAVRDGASGEIWYSNPKERTQDGLASAYEKEVLSSQLNISFRDAIGTLENFPNFSTSITNKQFVAANVDGGIRITYTLGDTSLGIDALPRLISKQRLEEKVLLKLDATAARYASARYYPTKDNPDVLERLDGQISKQLVLNKMLDAFETAGYTADDLAYDNQENGVEGGGVSDKPSFVIPVEYRLDQGSLVVIVPLSQVEESGQYRIRNMDLLAYFGAADTRGEGYMFVPDGSGSLIHLNNGKVKEEQYVQRVYGADPNDNSLSRPQVSESAHMPVFGLKNGEHAWFAVIEKGDGMASISADIGGRQNSYNHVHATFSLRGEDELEMYTSQKMQEIQLLSEEPYRGDIQVRYHFLHGEDASYSGMARLYQQQLVDGGVLKPLEEQTELPFYVSVLGAVDQKASFLGVPYRTTLAMTTYEQAARMAAKLQQEGVSRVQMRYQGWFGGGFSHHTPTQVKLDREVGSRSELQELSAQLQQSGGTLFPDVAFQRIYHDDSRFAPSSDAARFVTKETAELYPYSPALNRMDQSKDSYYLLSAAKLPYVVGEFAETISKLELSGLSLRDLGQVLASDYRDSRVIHRETTKNIVKEQLGKLQQEYPSMMLSSANAYAWGYAEHVVDVPQGSSWFNITDEQVPFYEMVIHGYMNYAASPLNTTGDQDLRKQLLRSLELGAAPHFQWTHEPSSRLKLTNYDSAYATAYEDWINDAVVLYKEANEVLKGLGNQQMTGHERIQEGVVRVTYSGGTTILVNYTDDRVTVDGVSVGKMDYAVEGVSQ from the coding sequence GTGATCAAAAGGCAACGATTATATACGGTGCTGGCCAGCGGCACAGCTGTGATTCTGATGACAGCCGGACTGCTGTATATGAACAACAGGGGATTACCCGCTATAGAAGTAGCAGCTTATCTGGAAGCAACAACCGAGGCGATACCAGCCGAAACGGAGACACTGAAGTATCTAGCGGATACCTCGCAGGGTGTGCCAGGCATGCAGTTGGTCGCTGAGGACCAGGGTTTGGCGCTTTATTATAACGAGGAGACAACCGAGATCGCCGTGCGTGACGGAGCTAGCGGAGAGATCTGGTACAGCAATCCGAAAGAACGCACCCAAGATGGCCTGGCCTCGGCTTATGAGAAAGAAGTTCTGTCGTCCCAACTCAACATCTCCTTCCGGGATGCGATAGGTACACTGGAGAACTTTCCGAATTTCAGCACCAGTATTACCAACAAACAATTTGTTGCTGCCAATGTGGATGGGGGAATCCGGATTACCTACACCCTTGGAGATACCTCGCTCGGTATTGATGCATTGCCCAGATTGATTAGCAAACAGCGTCTGGAGGAAAAGGTTCTTTTGAAACTGGATGCTACCGCTGCAAGGTATGCTTCTGCCCGTTACTATCCAACCAAGGACAACCCGGATGTTCTGGAAAGGCTGGACGGACAGATCTCGAAGCAGCTCGTTCTGAACAAGATGCTGGATGCCTTTGAGACAGCGGGTTACACCGCAGACGATCTTGCTTATGACAATCAGGAAAACGGGGTTGAAGGTGGCGGGGTATCGGATAAGCCAAGCTTCGTCATCCCGGTGGAATATCGGCTGGATCAAGGCTCGCTGGTGGTGATCGTACCTCTGAGTCAAGTGGAAGAGAGTGGTCAATATCGTATTCGTAACATGGATTTACTCGCATACTTCGGTGCTGCGGATACCAGAGGCGAAGGGTATATGTTCGTGCCGGACGGGTCAGGCAGCTTAATCCATCTGAATAACGGAAAGGTCAAGGAAGAGCAGTATGTACAGCGTGTATACGGTGCAGATCCTAACGACAATTCGCTCAGTCGGCCCCAGGTCAGCGAATCAGCCCATATGCCTGTATTTGGTCTCAAGAACGGGGAGCATGCCTGGTTTGCCGTGATTGAAAAAGGAGACGGAATGGCCAGCATCTCTGCCGATATCGGAGGCAGGCAGAACAGTTACAACCATGTGCATGCGACCTTCTCCCTGCGTGGGGAGGATGAACTGGAGATGTATACCTCGCAGAAAATGCAGGAGATTCAACTGCTGAGTGAAGAGCCTTATCGCGGAGATATCCAGGTCCGATATCATTTCCTGCATGGAGAAGATGCCAGTTATTCCGGTATGGCTCGCCTATATCAGCAGCAGTTGGTGGATGGGGGTGTGCTGAAGCCGCTGGAAGAACAGACGGAGCTGCCGTTCTATGTGAGTGTACTCGGTGCAGTCGACCAAAAAGCCTCTTTTCTGGGTGTGCCTTATCGGACCACACTAGCCATGACGACGTATGAACAGGCTGCCCGCATGGCAGCAAAGTTACAGCAGGAAGGTGTGAGCCGCGTACAGATGAGGTATCAGGGCTGGTTCGGTGGCGGGTTCAGCCACCATACACCGACCCAAGTGAAGCTGGATCGTGAGGTAGGCAGTCGTTCTGAGCTGCAGGAGCTGTCTGCCCAATTGCAGCAGTCTGGGGGAACGTTATTCCCTGATGTGGCATTCCAGCGGATCTATCATGATGACTCGCGTTTTGCGCCGTCTTCCGATGCGGCCCGGTTTGTAACCAAGGAGACCGCGGAATTGTATCCTTACAGTCCTGCTCTCAACCGAATGGATCAGAGCAAGGACAGCTATTATCTGCTCTCGGCTGCGAAGCTTCCTTATGTGGTTGGCGAATTTGCCGAGACCATTTCAAAACTGGAACTCAGCGGATTATCACTCCGTGATCTCGGGCAGGTTCTAGCTTCCGATTATCGGGATAGCCGTGTCATTCACCGCGAGACGACCAAGAACATTGTGAAGGAGCAGCTTGGCAAGCTGCAGCAGGAATATCCCAGCATGATGTTATCATCGGCTAATGCCTATGCATGGGGATATGCGGAGCATGTAGTGGATGTGCCTCAAGGCTCCAGTTGGTTCAACATTACCGATGAGCAAGTTCCTTTTTATGAAATGGTCATTCATGGTTATATGAACTACGCAGCATCTCCCTTGAATACAACAGGAGATCAGGATCTGCGCAAGCAGCTGCTGCGAAGTCTTGAGCTTGGTGCAGCTCCGCATTTCCAATGGACTCATGAACCATCATCCAGGCTGAAGTTAACGAATTATGATTCGGCTTATGCTACTGCGTACGAAGATTGGATAAATGACGCGGTTGTTCTGTACAAGGAAGCAAATGAGGTGTTGAAAGGGTTGGGGAATCAGCAGATGACCGGGCATGAACGAATTCAGGAAGGCGTGGTCCGGGTCACGTACAGCGGCGGTACGACTATCCTTGTAAACTACACTGACGATCGGGTAACTGTAGACGGAGTGTCAGTTGGCAAAATGGACTATGCCGTGGAAGGAGTGAGCCAATGA
- a CDS encoding carbohydrate ABC transporter permease, whose translation MRTLRLSLKSRRALLGLAFISPWLLGFIFLFAAPLLQSIRFSFSNLSVAPGGYVLDFVGLKNFKDALLVDATFNRILIDSVGAMLLNVPMILFFSLFTATLLNQKFKGRTMARAIFFLPVILASSAVAAAESAGLINLMGDASAVESTADGGASFNVISIVRMLADVGLPLAYVDYIVEAIMRIYEIISRSGVQILIFLAALQSVPGSMYEVAKIEGATAYESFWKITFPMVSPLILTNVIYTIIDSFAGSPVTQAIYQTAFKTQNFGLSSAMSWLYTLVIGLVLLIVGWVLSRRVHYN comes from the coding sequence ATGAGAACTCTGCGTTTATCATTGAAATCACGGAGAGCACTGCTCGGTCTGGCATTTATCTCGCCGTGGCTGCTTGGTTTCATCTTCCTTTTTGCCGCACCGCTTCTGCAATCGATTCGGTTCAGCTTCAGCAACTTGTCAGTGGCTCCCGGAGGATACGTTCTTGACTTTGTCGGACTGAAAAATTTTAAGGATGCACTTCTCGTGGATGCTACCTTTAACCGGATCCTGATTGATTCGGTTGGTGCCATGCTGCTAAATGTGCCCATGATATTGTTTTTCAGTTTGTTTACGGCGACCCTGCTGAATCAGAAGTTCAAGGGCAGAACCATGGCGCGGGCAATCTTCTTCCTGCCCGTTATTCTGGCCTCCAGTGCAGTAGCGGCAGCTGAATCTGCAGGTCTGATCAATCTGATGGGCGACGCCAGCGCCGTTGAATCGACGGCTGATGGAGGAGCTTCGTTTAACGTGATTTCGATCGTGCGGATGCTGGCCGATGTAGGACTCCCGCTGGCCTATGTGGATTATATCGTGGAAGCGATCATGCGAATTTACGAGATTATTAGCCGCTCAGGTGTTCAGATTCTGATCTTTCTCGCCGCCCTGCAGTCCGTACCCGGTTCCATGTATGAAGTAGCCAAAATCGAAGGGGCAACCGCCTATGAATCATTTTGGAAAATTACATTTCCAATGGTCAGTCCGTTGATACTGACAAATGTCATTTATACGATTATTGATTCATTTGCTGGAAGTCCGGTCACACAAGCTATCTACCAAACTGCATTTAAGACCCAGAATTTTGGCCTGAGCTCGGCGATGTCCTGGCTCTATACACTGGTGATCGGGCTTGTGCTGCTCATTGTTGGCTGGGTATTGTCACGGCGGGTGCATTACAACTGA
- a CDS encoding carbohydrate ABC transporter permease, translated as MAVSGTDRMVVVPKQNYQLQRVRNKTSDLLYSIFRYALIIGISFIILYPLFLKISVAFKDKQDIYNPTIYMIPQHFTLDNIRLAAQVMDYLPLLANTLLFVTITTLLTAISCALAGYGFARFTFPGSNVLFVLVILTILVPTSTLMVPMYLHFRSFDFLGIIQLFTGREGVNLLNTYWPSMITAATAGGLKAGLFIYIFRQFFKGMPKEIEEAALIDGAGGFRTFARIMLPNAISPLITVILFSFVWQYNDTFYSALFMSESSLISLKVASLPAQANQLIPQLMGFGSSSGMKADPNYVAMIVDTGILLAIAPLIILYLFVQRYFVESIERSGVVG; from the coding sequence ATGGCTGTGTCGGGAACGGATCGCATGGTAGTGGTTCCGAAGCAGAATTATCAACTGCAGCGAGTTCGAAATAAAACATCGGACCTACTGTATTCCATATTCAGATATGCATTGATCATCGGCATTTCATTTATTATTCTGTATCCGTTATTTCTTAAAATCTCGGTTGCATTTAAGGATAAACAAGACATTTATAATCCAACCATTTATATGATTCCCCAGCATTTCACGCTGGACAATATCAGGCTGGCGGCACAGGTAATGGATTACCTGCCCTTGCTCGCGAACACCTTGCTGTTTGTTACCATAACGACGCTGTTGACGGCAATATCCTGTGCGCTTGCCGGATATGGATTTGCCCGCTTTACTTTTCCAGGCAGCAATGTGCTCTTTGTGTTGGTGATTCTCACTATTCTGGTGCCGACAAGCACGTTGATGGTGCCGATGTATCTGCATTTCCGCAGCTTCGACTTTCTGGGCATCATACAGCTGTTTACGGGCAGGGAGGGGGTCAATCTGTTAAACACCTATTGGCCTTCCATGATTACTGCAGCGACGGCCGGAGGGCTGAAGGCAGGGCTGTTCATTTATATTTTTCGACAGTTCTTCAAGGGTATGCCCAAAGAAATCGAAGAAGCCGCACTGATTGATGGCGCGGGCGGATTCCGTACATTTGCCCGAATTATGCTGCCCAATGCCATTTCACCACTGATCACGGTTATCCTGTTTTCTTTTGTGTGGCAGTACAATGATACGTTCTATTCGGCGCTGTTCATGAGTGAAAGTTCACTGATCTCGCTGAAGGTCGCTTCATTACCCGCTCAAGCGAATCAGTTGATTCCTCAGCTGATGGGGTTTGGTTCGAGTTCCGGCATGAAGGCCGATCCAAACTATGTTGCGATGATCGTGGATACAGGCATTTTGCTGGCGATTGCGCCGCTGATTATTTTGTATCTGTTTGTACAGCGTTATTTCGTGGAAAGTATTGAGCGTTCTGGCGTTGTTGGTTAA
- a CDS encoding glycosyl hydrolase, which yields MTENKISSTLVNHDATSEARELMRYLVKSYGSAVLSGQQEYSNLNWINENTGRKPAVIGFDLMEYSPSRTERGATSEEIRDMIAWHQQGGIVTLCWHWNAPSNLIDEPGKEWWRGFYTEATTFDLASTLAHPESDEYALLIRDINVIAGHLQELKDVGVPVLFRPLHEAEGGWFWWGAKGPEPAKQLYRLLYDRLVNQHELNNLIWVWNSEQPEWYPGDDVVDIVSVDVYPKAGDHDPLAERYENLRNLVSDSKMIALAENGSIPDPQQMEEQGIHWSWFCTWTGEFLRGGQHNTVDFLREVYNSDYVITLDQLPEWSWK from the coding sequence ATGACAGAAAATAAGATAAGCAGTACCTTGGTGAATCATGATGCGACTTCCGAGGCCAGGGAATTGATGAGGTACTTGGTAAAAAGTTATGGGTCTGCAGTACTTTCGGGTCAGCAGGAATACAGCAACCTGAACTGGATTAATGAGAACACGGGACGTAAACCGGCTGTGATTGGGTTTGATCTGATGGAATACTCACCTTCAAGAACAGAGCGGGGGGCGACCTCCGAGGAAATACGAGATATGATTGCATGGCATCAGCAAGGCGGGATCGTGACCTTGTGTTGGCACTGGAATGCCCCGTCTAACCTTATCGATGAACCTGGCAAAGAGTGGTGGCGGGGATTTTATACGGAGGCCACAACGTTCGATCTCGCCTCCACGCTGGCTCACCCCGAATCGGATGAGTATGCCTTGTTGATCCGGGATATCAATGTGATCGCCGGGCATCTGCAAGAGCTTAAGGATGTAGGTGTACCCGTGTTATTCCGCCCACTTCATGAAGCTGAAGGAGGGTGGTTCTGGTGGGGAGCAAAAGGACCTGAACCTGCCAAACAGTTGTATCGTCTGCTGTATGATCGATTAGTTAACCAACATGAGCTAAATAATCTTATCTGGGTGTGGAACTCGGAACAGCCGGAATGGTATCCGGGCGATGATGTTGTGGACATTGTGAGCGTGGATGTATATCCGAAAGCAGGGGACCATGATCCACTTGCAGAACGTTACGAGAACTTACGGAATTTGGTGAGTGACAGCAAAATGATAGCACTCGCGGAAAACGGCTCCATTCCTGATCCGCAGCAGATGGAGGAGCAGGGCATTCATTGGAGCTGGTTCTGTACCTGGACAGGTGAATTTCTGAGGGGTGGCCAGCATAATACTGTGGATTTCTTAAGAGAAGTGTACAACAGCGACTATGTCATAACTCTGGATCAGTTGCCTGAGTGGAGCTGGAAATAG
- a CDS encoding GrpB family protein — translation MREEVVISEYDPRWVEEYHVERNNIMKVLAEICVDFEHIGSTSVPGLGAKPLIDMMAGVHELNDVKAVHIEALGELGYEYVPKSDFPERLFFRKGQWRAGTHHLHVYKYRSLEWTDNLLFRDVLRRDSEVMQEYYALKKKLEQQFRHDRVGYTAAKASFIPSVIQKARLHEA, via the coding sequence ATGAGAGAAGAAGTCGTCATATCCGAATATGACCCAAGATGGGTTGAGGAATATCACGTAGAACGCAATAACATCATGAAAGTGCTGGCAGAAATCTGCGTGGATTTTGAACATATTGGGAGTACGTCTGTGCCGGGACTTGGGGCGAAACCATTAATCGATATGATGGCAGGAGTACATGAGTTGAACGATGTGAAGGCAGTACATATAGAAGCATTGGGAGAACTGGGGTACGAGTATGTACCCAAGTCGGATTTCCCGGAACGTTTGTTTTTCCGAAAAGGACAATGGAGAGCAGGTACGCATCATCTCCACGTCTACAAGTATAGGAGCCTGGAATGGACGGATAACTTGCTGTTTCGCGATGTTCTCAGAAGAGACTCGGAGGTTATGCAAGAGTACTACGCGTTGAAGAAAAAGCTGGAACAGCAGTTCAGACATGACCGTGTGGGATACACCGCAGCTAAGGCTTCTTTTATTCCATCCGTCATCCAGAAGGCCAGACTGCACGAGGCATAA
- a CDS encoding extracellular solute-binding protein, with the protein MLNVGNRNTRKLNWIISVVLVMSVVLSACGSQEAGQTSKSSGSSGNANDPLEVSIMTITPSAVPAADDNVIKRAIEKATNSKMSIQWVSNNIYSDKLNLTLASGDIPDLIMINDPFGSTFTKMVKQGAFWDITPYIQEYPNLSKGIPDIAWETTKAADGNNYGIPRPRPVTGDSFFIIRKDWLDKLNLQVPETTDELFDVMKAFVEQDPDGNGQPDTTALAAYVSPDDLGWNGNLGPVLGAIENSFIGSNSSWKWDKTEGKLVYRELLPEVRESLQYLTKAYSSGMMPEDLLSLKLTQARELFKRNQAGIIVDKTGTMRKIYADDLKKVDPSFKYTDFYPLTNLNGYNPKGSGYNGILAIPASVPEEKMKRILQLVDTWMNPEVFEIQQFGIEGTHYEVVDGKKVASTEKLTADNASDFNHIVNVIDLPWDTTGETEEETQANELFKKVEAERDKTSVADLSAGLQSETGQKILPELNKKIQDLKAKIILGREPIEAWDTFVESLRNDPNVQAMSDEMTEAYKKRNGQ; encoded by the coding sequence ATGCTAAATGTGGGGAACCGTAACACCCGTAAATTGAACTGGATTATATCCGTTGTGTTGGTCATGTCTGTCGTGCTTAGTGCATGCGGAAGTCAAGAAGCGGGGCAAACGAGTAAAAGTAGCGGCAGCAGCGGCAATGCGAATGATCCACTGGAGGTTAGCATTATGACCATTACACCCAGTGCGGTTCCTGCAGCTGATGACAATGTAATCAAACGGGCGATCGAAAAAGCGACGAACTCCAAGATGAGTATTCAGTGGGTTTCGAACAATATTTACAGCGACAAGCTGAACTTGACGCTCGCTTCTGGCGATATTCCTGATCTCATCATGATTAACGATCCGTTTGGAAGCACCTTTACCAAGATGGTCAAGCAAGGAGCGTTCTGGGATATCACGCCATATATCCAGGAATATCCGAACCTGAGCAAGGGCATTCCCGATATTGCCTGGGAAACAACCAAGGCAGCAGACGGCAACAATTATGGCATACCACGCCCTAGGCCGGTGACGGGAGATTCCTTTTTCATTATCCGGAAGGACTGGCTCGACAAATTAAACCTGCAGGTGCCTGAGACAACAGATGAATTATTCGATGTTATGAAGGCATTCGTGGAACAGGACCCTGATGGCAACGGACAACCGGATACAACAGCGCTTGCTGCTTATGTCAGTCCGGATGATCTCGGTTGGAATGGCAATCTCGGCCCGGTACTGGGTGCCATTGAGAACTCTTTTATCGGAAGCAACAGCAGTTGGAAGTGGGATAAAACCGAGGGGAAACTGGTATACAGGGAGCTGCTTCCCGAGGTCAGGGAATCCCTTCAATATCTGACGAAAGCCTACAGCAGCGGCATGATGCCCGAGGATCTTCTGTCGCTGAAGCTGACACAGGCAAGGGAATTGTTCAAGCGCAATCAGGCAGGCATTATTGTGGACAAGACAGGCACGATGCGCAAAATCTATGCCGATGATCTGAAGAAAGTCGATCCTTCCTTTAAGTACACGGACTTCTACCCTCTGACCAATCTGAATGGCTACAACCCAAAAGGCTCGGGTTACAACGGCATTCTGGCGATTCCTGCAAGTGTACCGGAAGAGAAGATGAAACGAATTCTCCAACTCGTCGATACCTGGATGAACCCGGAAGTGTTTGAAATTCAGCAGTTTGGGATTGAAGGTACCCATTATGAAGTGGTCGATGGCAAAAAAGTAGCAAGTACCGAGAAATTAACGGCGGACAACGCCTCGGATTTTAATCATATCGTTAACGTTATTGATCTTCCCTGGGATACCACGGGTGAGACAGAAGAAGAGACCCAGGCGAATGAACTATTCAAAAAAGTGGAGGCCGAACGAGACAAAACGAGTGTAGCCGATCTGTCTGCGGGTCTTCAATCGGAGACTGGACAGAAGATTCTGCCCGAATTAAACAAGAAAATACAGGATCTCAAGGCCAAAATCATTCTGGGCCGGGAGCCCATTGAAGCATGGGATACCTTTGTGGAATCGTTGCGGAATGATCCAAATGTCCAGGCCATGAGTGATGAGATGACGGAGGCTTACAAGAAAAGAAACGGACAATGA
- a CDS encoding ABC transporter permease — protein MSVTEQHFSTHKGRQTSSKRNRRTKWLSALRRDRSLYLLALPGILFFLIFKYIPMWGIVIAFQDYSPFRGILGSEWVGLQHFTTLFANPDFALLFRNTLAISLLNLILFFPFPILISLGLNELRNMTYKRLIQTVIYMPHFLSWVIIAGLTLLLFAKGTGLINELFALWGWPRVDFLTNPDSFWIMVTLQAMWKEAGWGTIVFLAAMASVDTQLYEAARMDGAGRLRQIWHITLPAIRSVIVVLLILRLGDIMEVGFEQIFLMYNGAVSEVAEVFDTYVYRTGIEQGDFSYSTAVGLFKSVVGLALVVIANRLVKRMGQEGVY, from the coding sequence ATGAGCGTAACCGAGCAGCACTTTAGCACACACAAGGGAAGGCAGACTTCATCCAAAAGAAACAGACGCACGAAATGGCTCTCCGCGCTGCGGCGCGATCGATCATTATATTTGCTTGCTCTACCGGGCATCCTGTTCTTTCTCATTTTCAAATATATCCCGATGTGGGGCATCGTCATTGCGTTCCAGGACTATTCCCCCTTCCGAGGAATTCTGGGCAGTGAGTGGGTTGGGCTGCAGCACTTTACCACCTTGTTTGCCAATCCAGACTTTGCCTTGCTGTTTCGAAATACACTGGCAATCAGCCTGCTGAATCTGATCTTGTTTTTTCCATTCCCGATTCTGATCTCGCTGGGGCTCAATGAGCTGCGTAACATGACGTACAAGCGATTGATTCAGACGGTGATCTATATGCCGCATTTCCTCTCCTGGGTCATCATTGCGGGACTGACACTCCTGCTGTTCGCCAAGGGGACGGGATTGATCAACGAGCTGTTTGCCTTATGGGGCTGGCCGAGGGTGGACTTTCTGACGAACCCGGACAGCTTCTGGATCATGGTCACCTTGCAGGCGATGTGGAAGGAAGCCGGCTGGGGAACGATCGTTTTTCTCGCTGCCATGGCAAGTGTGGATACCCAGCTGTATGAGGCAGCACGAATGGATGGGGCGGGACGGCTCCGTCAGATCTGGCACATTACGCTTCCTGCCATCCGGAGTGTCATCGTCGTGCTTCTCATTTTAAGACTGGGGGACATCATGGAGGTAGGATTTGAACAGATCTTCCTGATGTACAACGGTGCTGTATCTGAAGTGGCTGAAGTATTTGACACTTATGTATACCGTACGGGAATTGAGCAGGGAGATTTCAGCTACAGTACGGCGGTTGGATTATTCAAATCAGTGGTTGGACTGGCGCTCGTCGTGATTGCAAACCGTTTGGTGAAGCGCATGGGTCAAGAAGGGGTCTATTAG